One Paramisgurnus dabryanus chromosome 8, PD_genome_1.1, whole genome shotgun sequence DNA window includes the following coding sequences:
- the hmgn1a gene encoding non-histone chromosomal protein HMG-14A-like, whose translation MPKRSKANSATEAAGPKRRSERLQTKPQASKPEPKPKKAPAKGKKAKAVEKAKPEAKSEEKTPAENGETKADEEANADGEEK comes from the exons ATGCCGAAAAGAAGCAAA GCTAACAGTGCCACTGAAGCAGCCGGG CCCAAGAGAAGATCTGAGAGACTTCAAACT AAACCCCAAGCGTCAAAGCCGGAGCCAAAGCCaaag AAGGCACCTGCTAAGGGCAAAAAGGCTAAGGCAGTAGAAAAGGCCAAACCAGAGGCCAAATCTGAGGAGAAGACCCCTGCTGAGAACGGAGAGACTAAAGCTGATGAA GAAGCAAACGCTGATGGAGAGGAGAAATGA
- the get1 gene encoding guided entry of tail-anchored proteins factor 1, translated as MAATFNWFLVLSSVFLCNLVKSFLPSISSFLSRIFQKDAEQEMEMRTEIQNMKMELSTISIMDEFARYARLERKINKMTDQLKTLVKSRTAQQAKMKWIVNIAFYILQAVLMISLILKYYADPVTVVPSKWISPLEKLVAFPSGVTGGVGITCWLVVCNKVVAIGLHAVS; from the exons ATGGCTGCCACGTTTAACTGGTTTCTTGTATTGAGCTCTGTGTTTTTATGCAACCTTGTTAAATCTTTTCTGCCTTCGATTTCTTCATTT CTGTCAAGGATCTTTCAGAAAGATGCTGAACAGGAGATGGAGATGCGGACAGAGATCCAGAACATGAAGATGGAGCTTTCTACCATCAGTATAATGGATGAGTTTGCCAGATACGCTAGACTGGAGCGGAAGATCAACAAGATGACTGACCAGCTAAAGACTCTTG TCAAATCAAGAACTGCACAGCAGGCAAAAATGAAGTGGATTGTGAATATTGCATTCTACATTCTTCAA GCAGTGCTAATGATCTCACTTATATTGAAGTATTATGCAGACCCAGTTACTGTGGTGCCTAGTAAATGGATTTCTCCGCTTGAGAAACTAGTAGCCTTTCCATCTGGAGTCACAG GTGGTGTTGGAATCACATGCTGGCTAGTTGTCTGCAACAAGGTGGTTGCCATTGGTCTACATGCTGTCAGTTAA
- the sh3bgr gene encoding SH3 domain-binding glutamic acid-rich protein isoform X5 — MMRVRDRNRHRAARGDPLTLLARISVSFPDHLNSFYKMVIKVFLASSSGSTAIKKKQQDVVGFLEALKIDYTQLDIASNEENRQWMRENVPGEKKPTNGIPLPPQIFNEEMYCGDYETFFNAKEDNAVYEFLGLTPPPESKEAKHAENSQKLHKAHGSGSEEHLDGDSTKKEIKESEQNGEAHTTELEDEDQVEDGETNAEEEGDEEEEPTEETEEEEESRQAAEEEYQNEEDEAGDDKDEEEEQGSEEAED; from the exons ATGATGCGCGTGCGGGACAGAAATAGACACCGCGCAGCTCGAGGCGATCCTCTAACCCTTTTAGCTCGTATCTCCGTGTCTTTCCCCGATCATTTAAATTCTTTTTACAAAATGGTCATTAAAGTCTTCTTGGCGTCGTCCTCTGGATCAACAGCG ATCAAAAAGAAACAGCAAGATGTTGTTGGGTTTCTTGAGGCCCTTAAAATTGACTACACACAGCTTGATATTGCTTCAAATGAGGAGAACCGGCAGTGGATGAGGGAAAATGTCCCTGGAGAAAAGAAGCCCACCAACGGAAttcctcttcctccacagaTCTTTAATGAGGAAATGTATTGCGGG GACTATGAAACTTTCTTTAACGCTAAGGAGGACAATGCAGTCTATGAATTTTTGGGTCTGACACCTCCACCAGAATCAAAG GAGGCAAAACATGCTGAAAATTCACAAAAGCTTCATAAAGCTCATGGATCTGGCTCAGAGGAACACCTTGATGGTGACTCAACA aaaaaagaaattaaagaaAGTGAGCAGAATGGAGAAGCACACACCACAGAGCTGGAGGATGAAGATCAGGTTGAGGATGGGGAGACAAATGCTGAGGAAGAGGGAGATGAAGAGGAGGAACCAACAGAAGAGACCGAGGAAGAAGAAGAGAGT AGACAAGCAGCTGAGGAGGAATACCAA